In Thermococcus sp. M39, the following are encoded in one genomic region:
- a CDS encoding glycosyltransferase: MKVFLISPSTEILSNPKGGGGTRVHNLAQEILKFVDNAVILVSDIFYNEEKGKLGEFPNVSTLKFFKTKFLGTTIGREFLDMNLSYLITLSKLLKSENPDIIQISFPYGIFSAKLLLNIFNKKNTKVIYDAHNVEAEVAESMLKSSNNLKEVIAHYLGKFFEVFAVRFADYIICTNSKDKKKFVKRYKVNPEKVFVIPSGVHVFKKSSEIEKKDPKCINIIFHGSFLYSFNKEALYYILTYIAPKFEKLKNVKFLIAGSGISKNKKKNIIALGYVTDLRAFLVTAHIAIVPLVHGSGTRLKILDYMSVGLPIVTTKKGIEGIEAINGKHAIIVEGVNEKFIEALEYLIENPKIRKKLGYNARKLAEKKYNWGKIGEQFQNYIKNLVIH; this comes from the coding sequence ATGAAGGTATTCCTGATATCTCCTAGTACAGAGATACTTTCTAACCCTAAGGGTGGGGGAGGGACTAGGGTTCATAACTTAGCACAAGAAATCCTAAAATTTGTGGATAATGCTGTTATTTTAGTTTCAGATATTTTTTATAATGAGGAAAAAGGGAAACTAGGGGAGTTTCCCAATGTCTCAACTTTAAAATTTTTTAAAACTAAATTTTTAGGGACTACTATAGGCCGAGAATTTTTAGACATGAATTTAAGCTATCTAATAACATTAAGCAAGTTATTAAAATCGGAAAATCCTGATATAATACAAATCTCATTTCCATATGGAATTTTTTCTGCAAAACTTCTTCTTAATATATTTAACAAGAAGAATACTAAAGTTATATATGATGCCCATAATGTGGAGGCAGAAGTAGCGGAATCTATGCTCAAAAGTTCAAATAACCTAAAAGAAGTCATAGCTCATTATCTTGGAAAATTTTTTGAAGTTTTTGCAGTTAGATTTGCTGACTATATAATTTGTACAAACAGTAAAGATAAGAAAAAGTTTGTCAAAAGGTATAAAGTTAATCCGGAAAAAGTTTTTGTAATACCCTCTGGGGTGCACGTATTCAAAAAAAGTTCTGAAATTGAAAAAAAAGATCCAAAATGTATTAACATTATATTTCACGGTTCTTTCTTATATTCATTCAATAAAGAAGCTTTGTATTATATCTTAACATATATAGCCCCTAAATTTGAAAAATTAAAAAATGTTAAATTTTTAATAGCAGGTAGTGGAATATCAAAAAATAAAAAGAAAAATATTATAGCATTAGGATACGTAACTGATTTAAGAGCATTTTTAGTAACTGCACATATTGCAATTGTACCTTTAGTTCATGGAAGTGGAACACGCTTAAAAATACTTGATTATATGTCAGTCGGCTTACCAATAGTTACAACCAAGAAAGGAATTGAAGGAATTGAAGCGATTAATGGAAAACACGCTATTATCGTAGAGGGTGTAAATGAAAAATTCATAGAAGCACTAGAATACTTAATCGAGAACCCAAAGATAAGAAAAAAATTAGGGTATAATGCAAGAAAACTAGCAGAGAAAAAGTATAATTGGGGCAAAATTGGAGAACAATTTCAAAATTATATAAAAAACTTAGTCATCCATTAA
- the pssD gene encoding PssD/Cps14F family polysaccharide biosynthesis glycosyltransferase produces MKIALVCSHGGHLTEMLYLMDAFKGHEVFFITYDHPRTKALPYRKYLFPNFGENPLKVIINLPKIIKIIAKEKPDVMVSNGAEIAIPFFYLGKILGIKTIFIECYTRVDEPTITGKLVYPISDYFFVLWPEMLQQYGKKAKYVGGLFKRIKKKANLKEKRNQIFVITGTHYLGFERLVKIMDTFAKKINNYKTIIQLGNTPYKPKSSEYFDFASYDTIQEIIRESKITIAQGAISLVDALAWGSLVLAFPRLNKFGEVVNDHQLTFSQKLEELELVRFATTERELEELLVQLISTPKQKYVPSVIVNRRLVNFLKEIIGDEADEPTKDFGNNSY; encoded by the coding sequence ATGAAGATAGCTTTAGTTTGTTCTCATGGTGGACATCTTACGGAAATGCTTTACCTAATGGATGCGTTTAAAGGACACGAGGTGTTTTTCATAACCTATGATCATCCGAGGACAAAAGCGTTGCCCTATAGGAAATACTTGTTTCCAAACTTTGGGGAGAATCCTCTTAAAGTTATAATAAATTTACCGAAGATAATAAAAATTATAGCAAAAGAGAAGCCGGATGTGATGGTTAGTAATGGAGCTGAAATAGCAATTCCATTTTTCTATTTAGGAAAAATTTTAGGAATAAAAACTATCTTTATAGAGTGTTATACTAGGGTTGATGAGCCAACTATAACTGGCAAACTTGTTTATCCTATTTCAGATTATTTCTTTGTTTTATGGCCTGAAATGCTTCAGCAGTATGGGAAAAAAGCTAAGTATGTTGGCGGGTTGTTTAAAAGAATTAAAAAGAAAGCTAATTTAAAAGAAAAGAGGAACCAAATTTTCGTAATAACTGGAACTCATTACCTAGGCTTTGAAAGACTAGTGAAGATTATGGATACGTTTGCCAAAAAAATTAATAATTACAAAACAATAATTCAACTTGGAAACACCCCATATAAGCCAAAAAGTTCAGAATACTTCGACTTTGCTAGTTATGATACCATCCAGGAGATAATAAGAGAATCAAAAATCACTATAGCCCAGGGGGCTATAAGTTTAGTAGATGCGTTGGCTTGGGGAAGCCTTGTTTTGGCTTTCCCTAGGTTAAACAAATTCGGGGAAGTTGTAAATGATCACCAGCTGACCTTTTCACAGAAACTTGAAGAATTAGAGTTAGTGCGCTTTGCAACGACCGAAAGGGAACTTGAAGAGTTACTGGTCCAGTTGATTTCAACCCCTAAACAAAAATATGTGCCTTCAGTTATAGTTAATCGGAGGCTCGTTAATTTTTTAAAAGAAATTATAGGAGATGAGGCCGATGAACCGACTAAAGATTTCGGCAATAATTCCTACTAG
- a CDS encoding alkaline phosphatase family protein — MKIPAWESMSTGKNPKKLGFATFMVKDGYKFVPHNLKHKRQKMIWNLLSDSGHSVIVANLPNIYVAQKINGCMIAGWLYLDKERITYPTNLINELNEHCNGYEVDIFDVDFEKGQIIGGPKDEEYLKRCDKLLETHFLAFTYLLKKCEWDFGFIVFVTTDRIQHKYWDDKVLLEHYKKIDKKLKKVLDTIDKETIVFLVSDHGFGPVKYTLNINEFLIKEGYLKLKKGNKQATTFNLFTLMRKGKLLPLARAFIKLLPNIIAKRLKEKASPISFEKMDIDWDNTKAFAYAVLGDIYLNVKGRDPNGIVDPDEYDKIREEIIEKIRNLEYKGKKLNIQIFKKEEVYPGATLWDNLPDLVIVPTDEGVQDINPNIGNREIITESKDIRGNHRLDGIFLAYGPGIKKGYKIENAKIYDIAPTILHIFGLPIPNDMDGRVLMEIFEEDSEFAKRKPKYVDPSYYKKKQEDEKLKKAIKNLKLKGKI, encoded by the coding sequence TTGAAGATTCCTGCGTGGGAATCCATGAGTACTGGAAAGAATCCTAAGAAACTAGGTTTCGCTACATTTATGGTAAAAGACGGCTACAAATTCGTCCCTCATAACCTTAAGCACAAACGGCAAAAAATGATATGGAATCTCCTTTCTGATTCTGGTCATAGTGTTATTGTAGCTAATTTGCCGAATATCTATGTAGCTCAAAAAATTAATGGATGCATGATTGCTGGCTGGCTTTACTTGGATAAGGAGCGTATCACGTATCCAACTAATCTCATTAATGAACTGAATGAGCATTGTAATGGATATGAGGTAGATATTTTTGATGTTGATTTTGAGAAAGGTCAAATAATTGGTGGTCCTAAAGATGAGGAATACTTAAAACGTTGTGATAAATTGTTGGAGACTCATTTTTTAGCTTTTACATATCTACTGAAAAAATGTGAATGGGATTTTGGGTTTATCGTATTTGTAACTACAGATAGAATCCAGCACAAGTACTGGGATGATAAGGTCTTACTTGAACATTATAAAAAGATAGATAAAAAATTGAAAAAAGTACTCGACACGATAGATAAAGAGACTATAGTTTTTTTAGTTTCAGATCATGGATTCGGACCTGTTAAATATACACTTAACATAAATGAATTTCTTATAAAAGAGGGCTATCTAAAATTAAAGAAAGGCAACAAACAGGCAACAACATTTAATCTGTTTACTCTTATGAGAAAAGGCAAATTATTGCCACTAGCTAGAGCATTCATCAAATTATTGCCAAATATTATAGCCAAACGCTTGAAGGAAAAAGCATCGCCTATAAGTTTTGAAAAAATGGACATAGATTGGGACAACACAAAAGCCTTTGCATACGCTGTTCTTGGAGACATTTACTTAAATGTCAAAGGAAGGGACCCAAATGGAATTGTAGACCCCGATGAATATGATAAGATACGAGAAGAAATTATTGAAAAGATAAGAAACCTAGAATATAAGGGGAAAAAACTAAACATACAAATTTTCAAAAAAGAAGAAGTATATCCAGGAGCCACTTTATGGGATAATCTTCCAGATTTAGTAATAGTACCTACTGATGAGGGTGTACAGGATATAAATCCAAATATTGGAAATAGAGAAATAATAACAGAATCAAAAGATATACGTGGAAATCACAGGTTAGATGGTATTTTCCTTGCTTATGGCCCGGGAATTAAAAAAGGCTACAAAATAGAAAACGCCAAAATATACGACATAGCTCCAACAATCCTCCACATCTTCGGCTTGCCAATTCCAAACGATATGGACGGGAGAGTTTTAATGGAAATTTTTGAAGAAGACTCAGAATTTGCTAAAAGAAAGCCAAAATACGTTGATCCAAGCTACTATAAGAAAAAACAAGAAGATGAAAAGCTCAAAAAAGCAATCAAAAACCTAAAGCTTAAAGGAAAAATCTAA
- a CDS encoding glycosyltransferase family 2 protein, producing the protein MSYPRVSIIILNWNGWKDTIECLESIYKITYPNYDIIVVDNGSRDDSVRRIKEYAEGKVEVNSKFFKYNPVNKPIKVFEISEDEARQGQFNRPFYEKYDVNRRMILIKNKDNYGFAGGNNIGMRFALSVLNPDYILLLNNDTVVDPNFLTELVKVAESDDKIGIVGPKIYYYDYNGRSDVISFTGADIILWKGIEKRYGYGEIDNGQWDKHMSVDKVEGSCMVIKRTVFQKVGFLDENFFAYWEETDLCFRAKKREFETIYIPKARIWHKESASFKKYVISSLRVYLMTRNMIWFIMKNATKSEKIAFLLYFVIIGFWRNLGNLLVVNRSIDASLAFIKGTYHGIVELMDD; encoded by the coding sequence ATGAGTTATCCAAGAGTTTCAATTATCATTTTAAACTGGAATGGATGGAAAGATACGATTGAGTGTCTAGAATCTATTTATAAAATCACATATCCTAATTATGATATTATTGTGGTAGATAATGGGTCAAGAGATGATTCTGTTCGGAGGATTAAAGAATATGCTGAAGGCAAAGTTGAGGTTAATTCAAAATTTTTTAAGTATAATCCTGTTAACAAGCCGATTAAGGTTTTTGAAATTAGTGAAGATGAGGCTAGACAAGGACAGTTCAACAGGCCCTTCTATGAGAAGTATGACGTTAACAGAAGAATGATTTTGATTAAAAACAAGGATAATTATGGTTTTGCTGGCGGGAATAATATTGGGATGAGGTTTGCCTTGAGTGTTTTGAATCCAGATTACATTTTGCTCTTGAATAATGATACTGTTGTAGATCCAAATTTCCTAACTGAATTAGTTAAAGTTGCGGAGAGTGACGATAAGATTGGAATTGTGGGGCCGAAGATTTACTACTACGATTATAACGGGAGGAGTGATGTAATAAGCTTTACTGGAGCAGATATAATTCTCTGGAAAGGAATTGAAAAGCGTTATGGGTATGGAGAGATTGACAATGGACAATGGGACAAACATATGAGTGTTGATAAGGTTGAGGGCTCTTGTATGGTAATTAAAAGAACAGTTTTTCAAAAAGTTGGGTTTTTAGACGAGAACTTTTTTGCCTATTGGGAAGAAACAGATTTATGTTTTAGGGCTAAAAAGAGGGAATTTGAGACAATTTATATTCCAAAAGCAAGAATATGGCATAAAGAATCGGCTTCTTTTAAAAAATATGTTATTTCTTCATTAAGGGTCTATTTAATGACCAGAAATATGATATGGTTTATAATGAAAAATGCCACTAAAAGTGAGAAAATAGCGTTTCTCTTGTATTTTGTCATCATAGGTTTTTGGCGTAATTTAGGGAATTTATTAGTTGTTAATAGGTCTATTGATGCTTCTTTAGCTTTTATTAAAGGGACATATCACGGAATAGTAGAATTAATGGATGACTAA
- a CDS encoding flippase, with translation MSETSQALQKIARGTGIVFAGIIISMLFGFLSRTIIARYFSAGEYGVFNLALTVLSIALVVVTLGFSNSLPREIAFYKEREPSRVRDLISTALIIVAVNSIIWTIVLILEAENISQVFNEERLVYALKIVAFALPFSALTGMIISISQGFGRVREKVYFQNILYPILWLILVLSLAIFNLPFASIFYVYLLAQSLKFFALFFEVYRIKLFELKFSFDLKLGKELIIFSLPLMFVGILNFLMTWTDTLMLGYYKSSKVVGLYNAASPLARLIPIFLNSAAFLYPPIVSRLYAQGKINEMKRTYQILTKWIFLLTLPIFSVMFLFPEATILFIFGEKYVSAAPALQILALGFMFHTFLGLNGLTLVVIGQPKLNMIGDTFAVISNVVLNVLLIPRYGIVGAAIATAVSYFVANVFRSFWLYQKTKIHPFSWNYVKPLVISFVLLGLIQSLHLRVSSIWYAIPILVVFLAVYFFLVLLSRSVDKEDVELFLAIERKLGIDLGIIKKILKRFV, from the coding sequence ATGAGTGAGACAAGTCAAGCCCTGCAGAAGATTGCAAGAGGAACGGGGATTGTTTTTGCTGGAATAATAATTTCAATGCTCTTTGGGTTTTTAAGCAGGACAATTATAGCCAGGTATTTTTCCGCTGGGGAGTATGGTGTTTTTAATCTGGCTTTGACCGTTTTGAGCATCGCTCTTGTAGTAGTTACATTGGGGTTTTCGAATTCTCTTCCTAGAGAAATCGCCTTTTATAAAGAAAGAGAGCCTTCGAGAGTTAGGGATTTGATTTCAACGGCTTTAATAATTGTAGCAGTGAACAGCATAATTTGGACAATAGTTTTAATTCTTGAAGCAGAGAACATTTCCCAAGTTTTCAATGAAGAAAGATTAGTTTACGCTCTAAAAATAGTGGCTTTTGCACTGCCGTTTTCTGCTTTGACTGGAATGATAATTTCAATCTCCCAAGGTTTTGGTAGAGTTAGAGAAAAGGTCTATTTTCAGAATATACTTTATCCTATATTGTGGTTAATACTCGTTTTATCTTTGGCTATCTTTAACCTTCCGTTTGCTTCCATATTTTATGTTTATCTCTTGGCTCAATCTCTGAAATTTTTTGCTTTATTCTTCGAAGTTTACAGAATTAAACTCTTTGAGCTTAAGTTTTCTTTTGATTTAAAGCTTGGAAAAGAATTAATTATCTTTTCTCTCCCGCTCATGTTTGTTGGGATACTGAATTTTTTAATGACATGGACGGATACGCTGATGCTTGGTTATTATAAATCTTCCAAAGTAGTCGGCCTTTACAATGCTGCTTCTCCTTTAGCAAGACTAATACCCATATTCTTGAATTCAGCTGCGTTTCTTTATCCTCCTATTGTATCCCGGCTTTATGCTCAGGGCAAGATAAATGAAATGAAAAGGACTTATCAAATTCTCACAAAGTGGATATTTTTGTTAACGCTCCCAATCTTCAGCGTGATGTTTCTCTTCCCCGAGGCTACTATATTATTCATTTTTGGAGAAAAATATGTTTCAGCGGCTCCAGCGCTTCAAATTCTGGCTCTGGGATTCATGTTCCACACTTTTTTGGGTCTTAATGGACTGACTTTAGTTGTCATTGGGCAGCCAAAGCTGAACATGATTGGGGATACGTTTGCAGTTATTTCCAATGTCGTGCTGAACGTTCTTTTAATACCAAGGTATGGAATAGTTGGAGCGGCTATAGCTACGGCTGTTTCCTATTTTGTTGCTAATGTGTTTAGGTCTTTTTGGCTTTATCAAAAGACGAAGATTCATCCTTTCAGTTGGAATTATGTAAAGCCTTTAGTTATTAGTTTTGTGCTTTTGGGATTAATTCAGAGCTTGCACTTGAGAGTATCAAGCATATGGTATGCGATTCCAATTTTAGTTGTATTCTTGGCAGTTTATTTCTTCTTAGTGCTCTTAAGTAGGAGTGTGGATAAAGAAGATGTTGAGCTGTTTTTAGCGATAGAGAGAAAGTTAGGGATAGATTTAGGAATAATAAAGAAAATTTTAAAGAGATTTGTTTAG
- a CDS encoding glycosyltransferase family A protein — MNRLKISAIIPTRNRVPYLKQLLDNINNQRRLPDEVVIVGHNADSLTRKFLENLDKNMFRFKLKYVFVDGGTSKSRNVGASISEGEVLVFLDDDVILPSDYIENVEKIFAENPHISIVTGYTFDIVDLVTPWIAKKGDILYLWENRNSEFTKLVFAEIQRRCPEKSITILQRNMLRLYLWHFLKCLRNAFKTIFMWEFPVYGKILPSGYRSEFPEIQKIQENGGLIEVEWIQGNNFAARRKVFEEFRFNEELEKIHSYALNEDLEWATRVSKKYKIYLTSEAKLIHLRALTRNRIDYATRLKALVISTKYIARIKGNKMAHLWATFGLLVSRIPTLFTKPREGARQIKAIIEGLAGIHGDVYENYNKSR; from the coding sequence ATGAACCGACTAAAGATTTCGGCAATAATTCCTACTAGAAACAGGGTGCCTTACTTAAAGCAGTTGCTAGATAACATAAATAACCAGAGGAGACTTCCTGACGAAGTTGTAATAGTCGGACACAATGCTGATTCGTTGACTAGAAAATTTTTGGAAAATCTCGATAAGAATATGTTTAGATTTAAGCTAAAATATGTATTTGTTGACGGAGGCACTTCAAAGTCAAGGAATGTTGGGGCTTCTATAAGTGAAGGTGAAGTGTTAGTATTTCTCGATGATGACGTGATACTACCTAGCGATTATATTGAGAACGTTGAAAAAATTTTCGCTGAGAATCCACATATTAGTATAGTGACTGGATACACTTTTGATATTGTTGATTTAGTTACGCCGTGGATTGCAAAAAAAGGGGATATCTTGTATCTTTGGGAAAACAGGAATTCTGAATTTACTAAGCTAGTATTTGCAGAGATACAGAGGAGATGCCCAGAAAAAAGTATCACTATATTGCAGCGTAATATGCTCCGACTGTATTTATGGCATTTTTTAAAATGTCTCCGAAATGCCTTTAAAACTATTTTTATGTGGGAATTTCCAGTGTATGGAAAGATATTGCCTTCAGGGTACAGAAGTGAATTTCCAGAGATACAGAAGATACAGGAGAACGGTGGATTGATAGAAGTAGAATGGATTCAGGGGAACAACTTTGCTGCAAGAAGAAAAGTTTTTGAAGAATTCAGGTTCAATGAAGAATTAGAAAAAATCCATAGCTACGCATTAAATGAAGATCTAGAATGGGCAACTAGAGTTTCTAAAAAATATAAAATATACCTCACGTCAGAAGCTAAGTTAATACATTTACGAGCACTCACAAGAAATAGAATTGACTACGCTACAAGACTTAAAGCATTAGTGATTAGTACAAAATACATTGCTAGAATTAAAGGAAATAAAATGGCTCATTTATGGGCGACTTTTGGATTGCTAGTGAGTAGGATTCCAACACTATTTACGAAACCTAGAGAAGGAGCAAGGCAGATAAAAGCAATAATAGAGGGATTAGCTGGAATACATGGTGATGTATATGAAAACTACAACAAAAGCCGTTAG
- a CDS encoding glycosyltransferase, whose product MRILQVVHGFPPKQRAGTEIYTYYLSKELAKRHEVHIFYPAFDNVKRISLNSFERESLIIHEVKIPNNKVKRLWNLLFFENTYMNKNVEEIFRRLLKEINPDIIHFEHLIGLSATLINVAKKFNIPSVLTLHDYWFMCPNIQLLRYDYTICEGSEPNKCSACWIKKQSKTLSGALNRYYIPKALTEKPLQFILRAFNSPEKFKERENHMKSLLLKVNKIIVPSKFLREVFTGYGVPKDKVIYSENGYNLEVFKEFKKKDKGTDKIIFGFVGGIAKHKGVHVLIDAFMYVPEDKAELRIYGNYNSSSKYVKELLEKIKNKKNIKFVGRFEDSCVGIHEYWKES is encoded by the coding sequence ATGAGGATCCTTCAAGTTGTTCATGGATTTCCCCCAAAGCAGAGAGCAGGCACTGAGATTTATACATACTACCTATCGAAAGAGCTAGCTAAAAGGCATGAAGTCCACATATTTTATCCCGCATTTGATAATGTTAAGAGAATCAGCCTAAATTCGTTTGAACGAGAAAGTCTCATTATTCACGAAGTAAAAATACCAAATAACAAAGTAAAAAGACTTTGGAACTTGCTATTTTTTGAAAACACTTACATGAACAAAAATGTTGAAGAAATATTTAGGAGGCTTCTTAAAGAAATAAATCCAGACATAATTCATTTTGAGCATTTAATAGGACTATCCGCTACTTTAATTAATGTCGCCAAAAAATTTAACATTCCAAGTGTTCTTACGTTACACGATTATTGGTTTATGTGTCCGAATATTCAGTTGCTTAGATATGATTACACGATTTGCGAAGGTTCGGAACCAAATAAATGTAGTGCATGCTGGATCAAGAAGCAATCCAAAACTCTCTCTGGGGCATTAAATCGCTACTATATTCCCAAAGCTTTAACTGAGAAACCTTTGCAATTTATTTTAAGAGCTTTTAATTCACCAGAGAAATTTAAAGAAAGAGAAAATCACATGAAATCTCTCCTCCTAAAAGTGAATAAAATAATAGTTCCTTCAAAATTTTTAAGAGAAGTATTCACAGGATATGGAGTTCCGAAAGATAAGGTAATATACTCCGAAAATGGATATAACTTAGAAGTATTTAAGGAGTTTAAGAAAAAGGATAAGGGTACTGACAAAATTATTTTTGGATTTGTTGGTGGGATAGCCAAGCATAAGGGTGTTCATGTTCTAATTGATGCTTTTATGTATGTACCAGAGGATAAAGCGGAGCTAAGGATTTATGGTAATTATAACTCAAGTTCAAAGTATGTTAAAGAGCTTTTGGAAAAAATAAAAAATAAGAAAAATATAAAATTTGTGGGAAGATTTGAAGATTCCTGCGTGGGAATCCATGAGTACTGGAAAGAATCCTAA
- a CDS encoding glycosyltransferase family 2 protein encodes MNFRKTQISVVMCVKNREKEIERALRSVKKQKGVLEIIVVDGNSTDKTVEIAKKYADKIYSDNGKGLAYARQLGAEKAKGEYIAYIDSDTELPKENLLIRMVEEMEKNNWVAIHAQLINPRKNKTIWEYCEDMHLKTKFNEPGERRYIGTIVCVVKRNIVLKYRFDPFMKYAAEDTEFWSRVGKEHKFGVSKEVAFHYHRASFKDFVKQRIWYGKGNARAMVKHKAWKLLLVPFGIMAYGIFQAFRCRKCIKCIPYYLVWGVALLYGTIVGLFEIVREK; translated from the coding sequence ATGAATTTCAGAAAAACACAAATTTCTGTTGTTATGTGTGTAAAAAATAGAGAGAAAGAAATAGAAAGGGCTCTAAGGTCAGTAAAAAAGCAAAAAGGAGTTTTAGAAATAATAGTCGTTGATGGAAATTCCACAGATAAAACGGTCGAAATAGCAAAAAAATATGCAGATAAAATATATTCAGATAATGGAAAAGGTCTGGCATATGCAAGACAGCTTGGGGCTGAAAAAGCTAAAGGGGAGTATATTGCATATATAGACTCAGATACAGAACTTCCAAAAGAAAACCTGCTAATTAGAATGGTCGAAGAAATGGAAAAAAATAATTGGGTTGCAATACACGCACAATTAATAAATCCAAGAAAAAACAAAACGATATGGGAATATTGTGAGGATATGCATTTAAAAACCAAATTTAACGAACCCGGAGAGAGGAGGTACATTGGAACTATTGTGTGTGTTGTAAAACGAAATATTGTTTTAAAGTATCGTTTTGATCCATTTATGAAATATGCTGCTGAAGATACAGAATTTTGGAGTAGGGTTGGAAAGGAACATAAATTTGGAGTCTCAAAAGAAGTGGCTTTTCATTATCATCGAGCATCATTTAAGGATTTTGTAAAGCAAAGAATTTGGTATGGAAAAGGAAATGCAAGGGCTATGGTCAAACATAAAGCTTGGAAATTACTGCTTGTTCCTTTTGGGATAATGGCTTATGGAATTTTCCAAGCATTTAGGTGCAGGAAATGTATAAAGTGCATTCCTTATTATTTGGTTTGGGGTGTTGCATTGTTATATGGGACTATTGTTGGCCTTTTTGAAATAGTAAGAGAAAAATAG
- a CDS encoding MarR family transcriptional regulator — protein sequence MKALSKMEVRVLLKLRGERSVSELADELGLSLSRTSALVASLERKGLIKTEKRGRHRIVSLSDAKAAELFKRLVSKFGHMHLEEILSGKNLPLLAVLTTAPLSAHELCIKSNLSRSTFHHVINKLSNYGIIGKKDEKYFLVERYRLFHEFAEEFYELQNSIKAREFSEDSAVVWSGVGEFILSTEEYRGKDVGNFHLTGVERFSDFGMELIGTGRYHYYYSDKAKELSLEEIVVHALLIDFNPRTILYSIALLLRHKDKINRKKLFNLGRKYDVSVSELLKYLKGKEVKRYPYPSMEEVREIFKMYFGEGKWVQ from the coding sequence ATGAAAGCCCTATCGAAAATGGAGGTTAGAGTACTTTTGAAACTTAGGGGGGAAAGGAGCGTAAGTGAGCTGGCTGATGAACTGGGCTTGTCACTCTCTCGAACCTCGGCCCTTGTAGCATCCCTTGAAAGAAAGGGTTTGATAAAGACTGAAAAAAGAGGCAGGCATAGAATAGTATCGTTAAGTGATGCAAAAGCCGCAGAGCTTTTTAAAAGATTAGTTTCCAAGTTCGGTCATATGCATCTTGAGGAAATCCTGAGCGGGAAGAATCTCCCCCTTCTTGCAGTTCTCACAACTGCCCCTTTAAGTGCCCATGAGCTCTGCATAAAGAGCAACCTTTCAAGAAGCACTTTCCACCACGTAATTAACAAGCTCTCTAATTACGGTATCATTGGGAAGAAAGATGAAAAGTATTTTCTAGTGGAGAGATATAGGTTGTTTCATGAGTTTGCTGAGGAATTTTATGAGTTGCAAAATTCTATCAAGGCAAGGGAGTTCTCTGAGGATTCCGCTGTAGTGTGGAGCGGAGTTGGGGAGTTCATTCTATCAACGGAAGAGTACAGGGGGAAAGATGTTGGTAACTTTCATCTAACTGGGGTTGAGAGGTTCAGCGATTTTGGGATGGAGCTTATTGGGACTGGGCGATACCACTACTATTATTCTGATAAGGCAAAGGAGCTTTCCTTGGAAGAGATTGTTGTGCATGCGCTGCTCATTGATTTTAATCCCAGGACAATTCTATATTCAATCGCCCTCTTGCTGAGACATAAGGACAAAATAAATCGAAAGAAGCTTTTTAATCTTGGTAGAAAATACGATGTCAGCGTGAGCGAATTGTTGAAATACCTCAAGGGCAAAGAGGTTAAAAGATACCCCTATCCCTCTATGGAGGAAGTGAGAGAAATCTTCAAAATGTACTTTGGTGAAGGGAAGTGGGTGCAGTAA
- a CDS encoding DeoR family transcriptional regulator, whose amino-acid sequence MRELGLNDRQIRAVLYVKEKGKITNKEYQELFKVSRITATRDLSELVEKGILMRVGRGKRGIKYVIQMMQK is encoded by the coding sequence TTGAGGGAGTTAGGATTAAACGACAGACAGATTAGAGCGGTACTTTATGTGAAGGAGAAAGGGAAGATTACGAATAAAGAGTATCAGGAGCTGTTTAAGGTTTCGAGAATAACGGCTACAAGGGATTTAAGTGAACTTGTTGAGAAGGGTATTTTGATGAGAGTTGGAAGAGGCAAAAGAGGAATAAAATATGTGATTCAAATGATGCAAAAATGA